The proteins below come from a single Natrinema sp. SYSU A 869 genomic window:
- a CDS encoding ABC transporter ATP-binding protein, with product MGRIQLDHLTKRFGDTVAVEDVTLDVEDSEFLVLVGPSGCGKSTTLRMVAGLESPTEGNLYIDGDHMNYRVPQNRDIAMVFQDYALYPHMTVRENVRFGLEEEAGYTGDEMDERVEAVAADLGIEDLLDRNPGELSGGQQQRVALGRAIVRDPEVFLMDEPLANLDAKLRSQMRTELQSLQADLDVTTVYVTHNQTEAMTMGDRIAVLNDGRLQQVGEPLELYHEPANQFVAGFIGEPMMNFIRGRRSEDGFVGEYLEYPFDATLADAVGDADELVLGIRPEAVDVRRDEDAASALGDHEYRMTVTVAETHGDQNVVHLTPDETDDHDVLQAVTDGMHVVEPGESVVVTIDPDRVHVFDGTSGDALRNRQLETERELTQV from the coding sequence ATGGGACGAATTCAACTCGATCACCTGACGAAGCGGTTCGGAGACACGGTCGCCGTCGAGGACGTTACGCTCGACGTCGAGGACAGCGAGTTCCTCGTCCTGGTCGGGCCGTCGGGCTGTGGCAAGTCGACGACGCTGCGGATGGTAGCCGGTCTCGAGTCGCCGACCGAGGGCAACCTCTACATCGACGGCGACCACATGAATTATCGCGTTCCCCAGAACCGGGACATCGCGATGGTTTTCCAGGATTACGCCCTCTATCCCCACATGACGGTCCGAGAAAACGTTCGGTTCGGGCTGGAAGAGGAAGCGGGGTATACCGGCGACGAAATGGACGAGCGAGTCGAAGCGGTCGCCGCCGACCTCGGGATCGAAGACCTGCTCGATCGCAACCCTGGCGAACTCTCCGGCGGTCAGCAACAGCGGGTCGCACTCGGCCGGGCGATCGTCCGCGATCCGGAGGTCTTCCTGATGGACGAGCCTCTGGCCAACCTCGACGCCAAACTCCGATCGCAGATGCGGACGGAACTCCAGAGCCTACAGGCCGACCTCGACGTGACGACGGTGTACGTTACCCACAATCAGACGGAAGCGATGACCATGGGCGACCGGATCGCCGTACTGAACGACGGTCGTCTCCAGCAGGTCGGCGAACCCCTCGAGCTCTATCACGAGCCCGCAAACCAGTTCGTCGCGGGCTTCATCGGCGAGCCGATGATGAACTTCATCCGCGGACGCCGTTCCGAAGACGGGTTCGTCGGCGAATACCTCGAGTATCCGTTCGATGCCACGCTCGCGGACGCCGTCGGCGACGCGGACGAGCTCGTCCTCGGGATTCGCCCCGAAGCGGTCGACGTTCGACGTGACGAGGACGCGGCGTCGGCACTCGGCGACCACGAGTATCGGATGACGGTGACCGTCGCGGAAACACACGGCGACCAGAACGTGGTCCATCTCACTCCCGACGAGACGGACGATCACGACGTCTTGCAGGCGGTGACCGACGGCATGCACGTCGTGGAACCGGGCGAATCGGTCGTGGTCACTATCGATCCCGACAGGGTCCACGTCTTCGACGGCACGAGCGGCGACGCGCTCCGGAACCGTCAGCTCGAGACCGAACGCGAACTCACACAGGTGTAA